In Streptomyces sp. NBC_01439, the following are encoded in one genomic region:
- a CDS encoding DNA cytosine methyltransferase → MTASPPSVLDLFAGAGGWSHPLKVFGIREVGLEWDEWACRTRAAAGQLTIRTDVALYPTWPLVGRTSGFLASPPCQAWSMAGRRLGLVDQPLVHQAVADLAAGRDTRAGLLTACQDDRSLLAAEPMRYLHALNAVGQPEWIAMEEVPDVLPLWRQYAAILRSWGFSVWTGILNAADYGVPQTRRRAILLASRIRTAEPPTPTHAPAAEPESLFGPGRERWVSMAEALGWGATDRPTPTVCAGGGPGGGPEPWPSGARRTLADARDRGRWRDPAPGRIDGRTRPGGPARETTGGSGWSWSLRSNNQANATVRTIDEPAGTLFFGHRANECVWVAEPAAPEPGVDAPSGPAPEAIRITVAEAGVLQSFPADYPWQGNKGQQFSQIGNAVPPRLAAHLLAPHVGVTLTRDDFTLAA, encoded by the coding sequence GTGACCGCCTCCCCGCCGTCGGTCCTGGATCTGTTCGCGGGCGCAGGGGGCTGGAGCCACCCCCTGAAGGTGTTCGGCATACGCGAGGTCGGACTCGAGTGGGACGAGTGGGCGTGCCGGACGCGGGCCGCTGCCGGGCAGTTGACGATCCGAACCGATGTGGCCCTGTATCCGACCTGGCCGTTGGTGGGCCGGACTTCGGGGTTTCTGGCGTCGCCACCTTGTCAGGCTTGGAGCATGGCAGGAAGGCGGCTCGGCCTGGTGGACCAGCCGCTGGTCCACCAGGCCGTCGCCGACCTCGCGGCCGGGCGCGATACCCGCGCCGGCCTGCTGACCGCCTGCCAGGACGACCGCAGCCTGCTCGCGGCCGAGCCGATGCGCTACCTCCACGCCCTGAACGCGGTGGGGCAGCCGGAGTGGATCGCGATGGAGGAAGTCCCCGACGTCCTGCCTCTGTGGCGCCAGTACGCCGCCATCCTCAGGAGCTGGGGGTTCTCGGTGTGGACGGGCATCCTCAACGCCGCCGACTACGGCGTGCCCCAGACCCGGCGCCGGGCGATCCTGCTCGCCTCCCGCATCCGTACCGCCGAGCCGCCGACGCCCACCCACGCACCGGCCGCTGAGCCGGAGTCGCTGTTCGGGCCGGGCCGCGAGCGGTGGGTGTCGATGGCCGAGGCCCTCGGCTGGGGCGCCACCGACCGGCCCACCCCGACCGTGTGCGCCGGCGGAGGCCCGGGCGGCGGCCCTGAACCCTGGCCGTCGGGTGCCCGCAGGACACTCGCCGATGCCCGTGACCGCGGCCGGTGGAGAGACCCCGCGCCCGGCCGCATCGACGGGCGCACCCGGCCCGGCGGCCCGGCCAGGGAGACCACGGGTGGATCGGGCTGGTCCTGGTCGCTGCGGAGCAACAACCAGGCCAACGCAACCGTCCGCACCATTGACGAGCCGGCCGGAACGCTGTTCTTCGGGCACCGCGCCAACGAGTGCGTGTGGGTGGCCGAACCCGCCGCCCCGGAACCGGGCGTGGACGCCCCTTCGGGTCCGGCGCCGGAAGCGATCCGGATCACCGTCGCCGAGGCCGGCGTGCTGCAGTCCTTCCCCGCCGACTACCCCTGGCAGGGCAACAAGGGCCAGCAGTTCTCACAGATCGGCAACGCCGTCCCGCCCCGCCTGGCCGCCCATCTCCTCGCCCCGCACGTGGGCGTCACCCTCACCCGCGACGACTTCACCCTGGCCGCCTAA
- a CDS encoding DnaB-like helicase N-terminal domain-containing protein, producing the protein MPQPNVPDTDFDLLDVPPAPAVHYAEQALLGALLLEPDRIKTLGTLHPADFANAGHLAVFHAVTTLTPPPPDVHASKPVWLTAVLEHTRPAARGLTASYLHQLVSTCPDPAHAPAYAAIVRAGHARRTLTAHAEQLVHTAGDPMLEDQPTAALTAADTLAGVLDHLAGRFPAHSSPLPRTPAPAHPVRDPDHEDVQDERLLLAALCARPRPTEAARWLQPGDFLDPLHGRLFGCLLNVARRGDPIDPVTVLWEAQHQGLITPALPPAELLGILTDGHGVAAEHWAEVVLRRAMLARAHTTGLTVLAYTQDDTNTVHQLLAGTRRALADLAAVRARWHRATDPTLPRTTQSAGPAPPRAGPVPLRPTATTRAAR; encoded by the coding sequence TTGCCCCAACCCAACGTCCCCGACACCGACTTCGACCTGCTCGACGTACCGCCCGCCCCCGCCGTCCACTACGCCGAGCAGGCCCTCCTCGGCGCGCTCCTCCTCGAACCCGACCGCATCAAGACCCTCGGCACCCTGCACCCGGCCGACTTCGCCAACGCCGGGCACCTGGCGGTGTTCCACGCCGTGACCACCCTCACCCCGCCCCCGCCCGACGTCCACGCCAGTAAGCCGGTCTGGCTTACGGCTGTTCTGGAGCACACCCGGCCCGCCGCCCGCGGACTGACCGCCTCCTACCTCCACCAGCTCGTCAGTACCTGCCCCGACCCCGCCCACGCACCGGCGTACGCGGCGATCGTCCGTGCCGGCCATGCCCGCCGGACCCTGACCGCCCACGCCGAACAACTCGTCCACACCGCCGGCGACCCCATGCTGGAAGACCAGCCCACCGCTGCGCTCACCGCCGCCGACACACTCGCAGGCGTACTGGACCACCTCGCCGGCCGGTTCCCCGCCCACTCCAGCCCCCTGCCCCGAACCCCAGCCCCGGCTCACCCCGTCCGCGACCCCGACCACGAGGACGTCCAGGACGAGCGTCTCCTCCTCGCGGCGCTCTGCGCCCGCCCCCGCCCCACCGAGGCCGCACGCTGGCTCCAGCCCGGCGACTTCCTCGACCCCCTGCACGGCCGCCTCTTCGGCTGCCTGCTCAACGTCGCCCGGCGCGGCGACCCCATCGACCCGGTCACCGTGCTGTGGGAAGCCCAGCACCAAGGGCTGATCACCCCCGCCCTGCCCCCGGCCGAACTCCTCGGCATTCTCACCGACGGCCACGGCGTGGCCGCGGAGCACTGGGCGGAGGTCGTCCTGCGGCGCGCCATGCTCGCCCGCGCCCACACCACCGGCCTCACCGTCCTCGCCTACACCCAGGACGACACCAACACCGTCCACCAGCTCCTCGCCGGCACCCGCCGCGCCCTCGCCGACCTCGCCGCAGTCCGCGCCCGCTGGCACCGCGCCACCGACCCCACCCTGCCCAGGACCACCCAGTCCGCAGGCCCGGCCCCACCCCGGGCCGGACCCGTCCCACTCCGTCCTACAGCCACCACGCGGGCCGCCCGCTGA
- a CDS encoding DUF317 domain-containing protein, translating to MPQPTPDTRIRFALHPAHPPAVTATVTGPRSAEAQVALAARGFRDTGAGFLVLARIDREEPYYTQQAAQELQHDYDVGIEPALQEEIDTEWAWGDHPMTHLTREEIRQVSATAQQIHDDIAAGRLKIHLHAHDGWTTVAVGTYTDGHSVHLHGEDHLRQFALVYDNEAEAVAEFHRLHSVAVRPGPAPATDTELAAAAAHTPPAPHRAPANHDSQATVREAPPAARVHTADPRVGEALLESFFETNPDWWKVRTWSDEATVACHESLAMRVEFDHEARHRGDVAWTVAVYDSPVGERLWHATASATTPIDLVQTLLGSLTSNEPRWGPPPTGGALRPIDATRTLLEARWTQTSSARYVAWQAPDGSSSLHLNTYAAENPASQLHAWSIIGGTDPNRPYWAIDLSAAVTPDILAHLTDHLAACAPPAPRRTGTPSLPATPTATTPTRPRRH from the coding sequence ATGCCCCAGCCGACACCCGACACCCGCATCCGCTTCGCACTCCACCCCGCCCATCCGCCCGCCGTCACCGCCACCGTGACCGGCCCCAGGAGCGCCGAGGCCCAAGTCGCCCTCGCTGCGCGCGGCTTCCGCGACACCGGCGCAGGCTTCTTGGTGCTCGCCCGCATCGACCGCGAGGAGCCCTACTACACCCAGCAGGCCGCCCAGGAGCTCCAGCACGACTACGACGTCGGCATCGAGCCCGCCCTTCAAGAAGAGATCGACACGGAGTGGGCCTGGGGCGACCACCCTATGACCCACCTGACCCGCGAGGAGATCCGACAGGTCAGCGCCACCGCGCAGCAGATCCACGACGACATCGCCGCCGGCCGCCTCAAGATCCACCTCCATGCCCACGACGGATGGACCACCGTCGCTGTCGGCACCTACACCGACGGCCACAGCGTCCACCTCCACGGCGAGGACCACCTACGGCAGTTCGCCCTCGTGTACGACAACGAAGCCGAAGCTGTCGCCGAGTTCCACCGCCTCCACTCCGTCGCCGTACGCCCAGGACCCGCACCCGCCACCGACACCGAACTCGCCGCCGCAGCAGCCCACACCCCGCCCGCCCCGCACCGCGCTCCCGCCAACCACGACAGCCAGGCCACGGTGCGGGAGGCCCCTCCTGCTGCCAGGGTTCACACAGCCGACCCGCGCGTCGGCGAGGCACTACTGGAGTCCTTCTTCGAGACCAACCCCGACTGGTGGAAAGTGAGGACCTGGTCGGACGAGGCCACCGTCGCCTGCCACGAATCCCTGGCCATGCGCGTCGAGTTCGACCACGAGGCACGGCACCGAGGGGACGTCGCCTGGACGGTCGCCGTCTACGACTCCCCGGTCGGCGAACGCCTCTGGCACGCAACCGCCAGCGCCACCACACCCATCGACCTCGTCCAGACCCTGCTGGGCAGCCTCACCTCGAACGAGCCGCGGTGGGGCCCGCCGCCCACCGGCGGTGCCCTGCGGCCGATCGATGCCACCCGCACCTTGTTGGAAGCCCGCTGGACGCAGACCAGCAGCGCCCGGTACGTGGCCTGGCAGGCCCCGGATGGCAGCTCCAGCCTGCACCTCAACACCTACGCCGCCGAAAACCCGGCAAGCCAGCTACACGCCTGGAGCATTATCGGCGGCACCGACCCCAACCGCCCCTACTGGGCCATCGACCTCTCCGCTGCGGTGACCCCCGACATCCTCGCCCACCTCACCGACCACCTCGCCGCTTGTGCACCCCCAGCACCGCGCCGAACGGGCACACCTTCGCTGCCCGCCACCCCCACGGCCACGACTCCAACGCGCCCCCGGCGTCACTGA
- a CDS encoding AAA family ATPase — translation MPVRTPLLAVVSGPPATGKTTLARELAEHLGCPAILRDEIKQGMVMNHPGHDPDGDDPLNIPALEAFFATITVLLRAGSTVVAEAAFQDRLWRPGLEPLTEFADLRVIRCTTAASTIARRITDRARHDSHRAAHGDKALLADMEAGFYDPDAFVPISLTVPQLLVDTSDGYAPDMAEIRGFLLRPAAPGPGSGTLPA, via the coding sequence GTGCCCGTCCGAACCCCGCTCCTGGCCGTGGTCAGCGGCCCACCAGCGACCGGCAAAACCACCCTCGCCCGGGAACTCGCCGAGCACCTGGGCTGCCCCGCGATCCTGCGTGACGAGATCAAGCAGGGCATGGTCATGAACCATCCCGGGCACGACCCCGACGGCGACGACCCCCTCAACATCCCCGCCCTGGAAGCGTTCTTCGCGACGATCACCGTCCTCCTCCGGGCGGGCTCGACCGTCGTTGCCGAAGCCGCCTTCCAAGACCGCCTCTGGCGCCCCGGACTGGAGCCGCTCACGGAGTTCGCCGACCTCCGGGTCATCCGGTGCACCACCGCCGCATCCACCATCGCCCGGCGCATCACCGACCGTGCCCGCCACGACAGCCACCGGGCCGCCCATGGCGACAAGGCCCTGCTCGCCGACATGGAGGCCGGCTTCTACGACCCCGACGCTTTCGTCCCCATCAGCCTGACCGTCCCGCAACTGCTGGTGGACACCTCTGACGGCTACGCGCCCGACATGGCAGAGATCCGGGGATTTCTACTGCGGCCAGCCGCCCCGGGGCCGGGCTCGGGCACACTGCCCGCGTGA
- a CDS encoding class I SAM-dependent methyltransferase — translation MQAGDAPYDGFAETFAREAAVSAYNAHYDRPTVLGLIGDVNGLDILDAGCGPGLYLSELAARGARPVGIDQSADMVRLAAQRLGSLARLRQHDLTEPLTWADDEQFDIVLLTLVLHYLPDRVSTLRELARVLRPSGQIVISTSHPAADWLARGGSYFTSGFIEETWSNGMTHRYWHQPLQAWLDEFTAAGLTLDRLVEHQPLPSMARHHPAEHEKLACQPGFMAVRLSKRHPGT, via the coding sequence ATGCAGGCCGGTGACGCCCCGTACGACGGCTTCGCGGAGACCTTCGCCCGCGAGGCTGCCGTCAGCGCCTACAACGCCCACTACGACCGCCCCACCGTCCTCGGCCTGATCGGCGACGTTAACGGCCTCGACATCCTGGACGCCGGCTGCGGACCCGGCCTGTACCTGTCCGAGCTCGCCGCCCGCGGCGCCCGCCCCGTCGGCATCGACCAGAGCGCCGACATGGTCCGCCTCGCCGCCCAGCGCCTCGGCTCCCTCGCAAGACTCCGTCAGCATGACCTGACCGAGCCCCTCACCTGGGCAGACGACGAGCAGTTCGACATCGTCCTGCTCACCCTGGTTCTCCATTACCTCCCCGACCGGGTCAGCACGTTGCGGGAACTTGCCCGCGTCCTGCGACCCAGCGGGCAGATCGTCATTTCGACCAGCCACCCCGCAGCGGACTGGCTCGCCCGGGGCGGCAGCTATTTCACCAGCGGCTTCATAGAGGAGACCTGGTCGAACGGCATGACACACCGTTACTGGCATCAGCCCCTCCAGGCGTGGCTCGACGAGTTCACCGCAGCCGGACTCACCCTCGACCGCCTCGTTGAACACCAGCCTCTTCCGTCGATGGCCCGTCATCACCCGGCCGAGCACGAGAAACTGGCCTGCCAGCCTGGCTTCATGGCCGTCCGGCTCAGTAAACGGCACCCTGGAACCTAG
- a CDS encoding glycosyltransferase family 2 protein, which produces MISVIIPTRDRPGPLHRALRSVARQTYRHFEVIVVRDGGHTVEPVIDRWQREIPIRLLESDTPHGVSHARNSAIAVAQGDHIALLDDDDVFLPHHLQAAADALRTRRVDTVYGQALVSPTWIEDLPRDRGHLPCKDYAFDPAFLSVANTIHTGSVVTRNPADSPCRFDETLHHCEDWDFFLALRAAGHRFARLDTITSVYHQVPVPGAVHTAYQSTPTPFTRARTLLYDRWPAATGRAEEYRDWFRHFDQRLDTLIAHSLDVPPHVYEHAVRQLHATFTERRSPDRDLLGRLLPLTPAAPARQSSRTLTLRPAVTHAGR; this is translated from the coding sequence GTGATCAGTGTGATCATCCCCACCCGCGACCGCCCCGGACCGCTCCACCGCGCCCTGCGCAGCGTCGCCCGCCAGACCTACCGGCACTTCGAGGTCATCGTCGTCCGCGACGGCGGCCACACCGTCGAGCCGGTCATCGACCGCTGGCAGCGCGAGATACCCATCCGCCTCCTGGAATCCGACACCCCGCACGGCGTCTCCCACGCCCGCAACAGTGCCATCGCCGTCGCGCAGGGCGACCACATCGCCCTCCTCGACGACGACGACGTCTTCCTGCCCCACCACCTCCAGGCCGCGGCCGACGCGCTGCGCACCCGCCGGGTCGACACCGTCTACGGCCAGGCCCTCGTCAGTCCCACCTGGATCGAGGACCTGCCGCGCGACCGGGGCCACCTGCCGTGCAAGGACTACGCGTTCGACCCGGCCTTCCTCTCCGTCGCCAACACCATCCACACGGGCTCCGTCGTCACCCGCAACCCGGCCGACAGCCCCTGCCGGTTCGACGAGACGCTGCACCACTGCGAGGACTGGGACTTCTTCCTCGCCCTCCGCGCGGCCGGTCACCGCTTCGCCCGCCTCGACACCATCACCAGCGTCTACCACCAGGTACCTGTGCCCGGCGCCGTCCACACCGCCTACCAGTCCACCCCGACCCCGTTCACCCGGGCACGTACCCTCCTCTACGACCGCTGGCCCGCCGCGACCGGCCGCGCCGAGGAATACCGGGACTGGTTCCGCCACTTCGACCAGCGCCTCGACACCCTCATCGCCCACAGCCTGGACGTCCCGCCCCACGTCTACGAACACGCCGTCCGCCAGCTTCACGCCACCTTCACCGAGCGCCGCTCACCGGACCGCGACCTCCTTGGCCGGCTCCTCCCCCTCACCCCGGCCGCACCCGCCCGACAAAGCAGCCGGACCCTCACTCTCCGACCGGCGGTGACGCATGCAGGCCGGTGA
- a CDS encoding arylsulfotransferase family protein gives MSLGNELFVFSPSASYPRPFAAVIDDRARIVHAWSSPIGQPDIETSPPSYLRGWNHVEVAPDGSLFAIVPLHALLKLAPDSTLTWRADLPAHHDLALAPRGEIYVLTEEPRPVPCTGGSHVLLDNSITVLGPDGQLRDAHSLYEILTTDPALATLITDAIDRHRDAGRTADTAALAPRLEGPNGWRRGRDISRLLRSRSGSPSDILHTNTLEILTHAHPAGLWAAGDVLVSLRDLDLIAILDLRARAVRWWWGPRELSGQHQPSAQPDGTILVFDNGRRTGRSRILEIEPVARAVVWEYEPGLFCEMAGGCERLADGTVLISDAQAGRALIVDRDGRKRWQVQVSTSTTGASSRAEFYRLSAIPGAAASHLGTGDRPARTLTQSRVCCQLVQTVRSPL, from the coding sequence ATGTCCCTCGGCAACGAGCTGTTCGTGTTCTCGCCCTCCGCCTCCTACCCGAGGCCGTTCGCGGCCGTCATCGACGACCGCGCCCGGATCGTCCATGCCTGGTCCAGCCCGATCGGCCAGCCTGACATCGAGACCAGCCCGCCGTCCTACCTCCGCGGCTGGAACCACGTCGAAGTCGCCCCGGACGGATCCCTGTTCGCGATCGTGCCGCTGCACGCCCTGCTCAAGCTCGCCCCGGACTCCACCCTCACCTGGCGCGCCGACCTCCCGGCCCACCACGACCTCGCTCTCGCCCCCCGCGGCGAGATCTACGTCCTGACCGAAGAGCCCCGCCCGGTGCCCTGCACCGGCGGCTCCCACGTCCTGCTCGACAACTCCATCACCGTCCTCGGCCCCGACGGCCAGCTGCGCGACGCGCACTCCCTTTACGAGATCCTCACCACCGACCCGGCCCTGGCCACGCTGATCACCGACGCGATCGACCGCCACCGCGACGCCGGCCGGACCGCAGACACCGCCGCCCTCGCCCCGCGGCTGGAAGGCCCGAACGGCTGGCGGCGCGGCCGCGACATCTCCCGCCTGCTGCGCTCCCGGTCCGGCTCGCCCAGCGACATCCTGCACACCAACACCCTCGAAATCCTCACCCACGCCCATCCGGCCGGCCTGTGGGCGGCCGGAGACGTCCTGGTCTCGCTGCGCGACCTCGACCTCATCGCCATCCTCGACCTCCGCGCCCGCGCCGTGCGCTGGTGGTGGGGTCCCCGTGAGCTGTCCGGCCAGCACCAGCCCTCCGCCCAGCCCGACGGCACCATCCTCGTCTTCGACAACGGCCGCCGCACCGGCCGCTCCCGCATCCTGGAGATCGAACCTGTCGCCCGGGCCGTCGTCTGGGAGTACGAGCCCGGCCTGTTCTGCGAGATGGCCGGAGGGTGCGAGCGCCTGGCCGACGGCACGGTCCTCATCAGCGACGCCCAGGCCGGCCGCGCGCTGATCGTCGACCGCGACGGCCGCAAACGGTGGCAGGTCCAGGTCTCCACCAGCACCACGGGCGCTAGCTCCCGCGCGGAGTTCTACCGACTCTCCGCCATCCCCGGTGCCGCCGCCAGCCACCTGGGGACCGGGGACCGGCCCGCTCGCACCCTGACCCAATCCCGCGTCTGCTGCCAGCTCGTCCAGACCGTACGGAGCCCCCTGTGA
- a CDS encoding creatininase family protein gives MLIGDMTWPDLNPGPDTHVILPVGALEPHGPHLPLGSDTMISDHFAHRLAAAVAGHVAPTLGYGVATPGQRLGGAFPGVISITGATFTALVTDILTALARHGYRRLILLNSAIDNIAFLCEAARHLTEHVPGARVMIVNWWDVVGEDFRNALADETGTARADDHHAGMVESSLVMHISPHAVRPDRLPADGGTEQPRRISYHLYPQPADTTTSTGIVYTAAHAGPELGERVADQVAAQLADAVLREFTMPLPS, from the coding sequence GTGCTCATCGGCGACATGACCTGGCCCGACCTGAACCCGGGCCCCGACACCCACGTCATCCTCCCCGTCGGCGCCCTGGAACCGCACGGCCCGCACCTCCCGCTCGGCTCCGACACCATGATCAGCGACCACTTCGCCCACCGCCTCGCCGCCGCCGTCGCTGGGCACGTCGCCCCGACCCTCGGCTACGGCGTGGCCACGCCCGGCCAGCGCCTGGGCGGCGCCTTCCCCGGCGTCATCAGCATCACCGGCGCCACCTTCACCGCCCTGGTCACCGACATCCTCACTGCCCTGGCCCGCCACGGCTACCGGCGCCTGATCCTGCTGAACTCGGCCATCGACAACATCGCGTTCCTGTGCGAGGCCGCCCGCCACCTGACCGAACACGTCCCCGGCGCGCGGGTGATGATCGTGAACTGGTGGGACGTCGTGGGCGAGGACTTCCGCAACGCTCTCGCTGACGAGACCGGGACCGCCCGCGCGGACGACCACCACGCCGGGATGGTCGAGTCCAGCCTCGTCATGCACATCAGCCCGCACGCCGTCCGCCCTGACCGGCTGCCCGCCGATGGCGGCACCGAGCAGCCCCGCCGGATCAGCTACCACCTCTACCCGCAGCCGGCCGACACCACCACGAGCACCGGCATCGTCTACACCGCTGCCCACGCCGGCCCGGAGCTCGGCGAGCGGGTCGCCGACCAGGTCGCCGCGCAGCTCGCCGACGCCGTCCTGCGCGAGTTCACCATGCCCCTGCCGTCCTGA
- a CDS encoding radical SAM/SPASM domain-containing protein, which produces MPRSPAPRPTRLVMAEAGCRAGRSPEPMLQTCPYLSSVRPGADPHLVYLTDTSGPEAPTGPPPPPTAVFGLVGLDRAIVWQDDAEVLGLLRYAASGPRATGELVTRFGAGRVSAAADRGWLQDPGRLCREYRLVSGEIEVTAHCNWGCVSCPVATDPKPRRTMPMPLFEEIIGKLAAAGAQYVTFQFFNEPTLDRHFVQRLEALAARGMPLALYSNASALTADKIAALQRTGVLKHLIVNIPSAEETEFNVLTGSRHFRHTMGNTEAALAAGLPVQVVVNGVGARLKRNLEGVERHFTPLGAEVYPSLICDRAGELGGEYAQDVHVAGRLTGCGWPVQHVNISVAGDLFLCCNDYYQRETFGHVRDGSIDELMASERAVSLRRKVFGVETAPDDFLCRRCHNQLPDFPGRDFRPIATFG; this is translated from the coding sequence ATGCCCCGTTCCCCGGCTCCTCGCCCGACGCGCCTGGTGATGGCCGAGGCCGGCTGCCGTGCCGGGCGGAGTCCGGAACCGATGCTGCAGACCTGTCCGTACCTCTCCAGCGTCCGGCCCGGTGCCGACCCGCACCTGGTGTACCTGACCGACACCTCCGGGCCCGAGGCCCCCACCGGGCCGCCCCCTCCGCCGACGGCCGTGTTCGGGCTCGTGGGACTGGACCGGGCGATCGTGTGGCAGGACGACGCCGAGGTCCTCGGCCTCCTGCGCTACGCCGCCTCCGGCCCCCGCGCGACCGGCGAGCTCGTGACCCGCTTCGGGGCCGGCCGGGTTTCCGCGGCGGCTGACCGGGGGTGGCTGCAGGATCCCGGTCGCCTGTGCCGGGAGTACCGCCTGGTCTCCGGTGAGATCGAGGTGACCGCGCACTGCAACTGGGGCTGCGTCTCCTGCCCGGTCGCTACCGACCCGAAGCCGCGCCGCACGATGCCGATGCCCCTGTTCGAGGAGATCATCGGCAAGCTCGCCGCGGCCGGCGCCCAGTACGTGACCTTCCAGTTCTTCAACGAGCCCACCCTCGACCGGCACTTCGTCCAGCGGCTGGAGGCCCTGGCCGCCCGCGGGATGCCGCTGGCCCTGTACTCGAACGCCTCCGCGCTGACCGCGGACAAGATCGCCGCGCTCCAGCGGACCGGGGTGCTCAAGCACCTGATCGTCAACATCCCCTCCGCCGAGGAGACGGAGTTCAACGTCCTCACCGGCTCGCGACACTTCCGGCACACGATGGGTAACACGGAGGCGGCCCTGGCGGCCGGCCTGCCGGTGCAGGTCGTCGTCAACGGGGTCGGCGCGCGCCTGAAGCGGAATCTGGAGGGCGTGGAGCGGCACTTCACACCGCTTGGCGCCGAGGTGTATCCGAGCCTGATCTGCGATCGGGCCGGTGAGCTGGGCGGCGAGTACGCCCAGGACGTCCACGTGGCGGGGCGGCTGACCGGCTGCGGCTGGCCGGTGCAGCACGTCAACATATCGGTCGCCGGCGACCTGTTCCTCTGCTGCAACGACTACTACCAGCGCGAGACCTTCGGCCACGTCCGGGACGGCTCGATCGACGAGCTGATGGCGAGCGAGCGAGCGGTCTCGCTGCGCCGCAAGGTCTTCGGCGTCGAGACGGCCCCGGACGACTTCCTGTGCCGGCGCTGCCACAACCAGCTGCCCGACTTCCCCGGCCGGGACTTCCGCCCGATCGCGACCTTCGGATAG
- a CDS encoding XRE family transcriptional regulator, with protein MTECTHPLAHQRASKGLTRVDLAKLICAAAERRGLRSGTDKHRIRKWEVLGVTPEAETQLYIAEALELPLDLVDSAAWPHWLPAGDGGVVPLGPSSTVIALREALNTAMEPLERRTFLTISGTALTALAAAWATGPGSSLAVQLGGEKLVGEETVTVLEDISRQLNSLVTEQRQHVSALLDAHLKTVTDLIDGGRYNKATGLRLHTLAASLAQTVAWHRFDHGHHTAAGKLWIAGLHSAHATGDPDLGAAMLGDLAYQAAWRKDHTTATGILRQALKRAQHPAARSLLHLRLARTLAAKQDKQAALRALEAAEHHFGASSGRPLPAWCSWLSEADLAVDSGQALLDLGDARRAHQLITEGQDLLPDSRAKTRGVFLAYEAASHLQLKEPELAAHAAGEALTLSRRIGAPRCERLVQDLVPDFQRYRAADGVPAFLALAAA; from the coding sequence GTGACCGAGTGCACTCACCCGCTGGCCCACCAGCGCGCGTCCAAGGGCCTGACCCGGGTCGACCTCGCGAAGCTCATCTGCGCGGCGGCCGAGCGACGCGGCCTGCGCTCGGGCACCGACAAGCACCGAATCCGCAAGTGGGAAGTCCTCGGGGTCACCCCGGAGGCCGAGACCCAGCTCTACATCGCGGAGGCCTTGGAGCTCCCCCTCGATCTGGTCGACTCGGCTGCCTGGCCGCATTGGCTGCCCGCGGGGGACGGGGGCGTTGTGCCTCTCGGACCGTCCAGCACCGTCATCGCACTGCGAGAGGCCCTCAACACCGCCATGGAACCACTGGAACGCCGTACCTTCCTCACCATCTCCGGGACAGCGCTCACCGCGCTCGCCGCGGCCTGGGCCACCGGGCCCGGGAGCTCTCTCGCAGTGCAGCTGGGGGGAGAGAAGCTGGTCGGCGAGGAGACGGTGACCGTCCTGGAGGACATCAGCCGGCAGCTCAACAGCCTGGTCACCGAGCAGCGCCAGCACGTCTCCGCCCTGCTGGACGCCCACCTCAAGACTGTCACCGACCTCATCGACGGCGGCCGCTACAACAAGGCCACCGGCCTACGCCTCCACACCCTGGCCGCCTCCCTCGCGCAGACCGTGGCCTGGCACCGCTTCGACCACGGCCACCACACCGCCGCCGGCAAACTCTGGATCGCCGGCCTCCACAGCGCCCACGCCACCGGCGACCCCGACCTCGGAGCCGCGATGCTCGGCGACCTCGCCTACCAGGCCGCCTGGCGCAAGGACCACACCACCGCCACCGGAATCCTCCGACAGGCCCTCAAACGCGCCCAGCACCCCGCGGCCCGCTCCCTCCTCCACCTCCGTCTCGCCCGCACCCTCGCCGCGAAACAGGACAAGCAAGCCGCCCTGCGGGCCCTCGAAGCGGCCGAGCACCACTTCGGGGCCTCGTCCGGCCGGCCACTGCCGGCCTGGTGCTCGTGGCTGTCCGAAGCCGACCTCGCTGTCGACTCCGGCCAGGCCCTCCTCGATCTCGGAGACGCCCGCCGCGCCCACCAGCTCATCACCGAGGGCCAAGACCTCCTGCCCGACTCCCGAGCCAAAACCCGCGGCGTCTTCCTGGCGTACGAGGCGGCCAGCCACCTCCAACTCAAGGAACCCGAACTCGCCGCCCACGCAGCCGGAGAAGCACTCACCCTCTCCCGCCGCATCGGCGCCCCGCGCTGCGAACGGCTCGTCCAGGACCTCGTGCCGGACTTCCAGCGTTACCGTGCTGCTGACGGCGTCCCCGCCTTCCTCGCCCTCGCCGCGGCCTAA